In Vitis riparia cultivar Riparia Gloire de Montpellier isolate 1030 chromosome 19, EGFV_Vit.rip_1.0, whole genome shotgun sequence, the following proteins share a genomic window:
- the LOC117909505 gene encoding uncharacterized protein LOC117909505, which yields MTNVIPAKVRKLWDEWNLRGSILFSLLLQILLILCAPTRKRRGNTFVTLIIWSAYLLADWVAAFAVGLIANSQNNMKNKCEMPVQTEDLLALWAPFLLLHLGGPDAITAFSLEDNELWIRHLFGLLIQLIAVGYVILQALPSELWIPTSLMLLAGIIKYAERTRALYLGCLGNFKACMLPPADAGPNYAQLMEEYTSKKIAHVPADIKIEKEFGGGASADYAVRVERLSDLDVVEGGFKYFNIFKGLIVDLMFTFQERKDSRRYFFARNTEDAFKVLEVELNFMYDALYTKMVVVNGNIGYVLRFVCSTCLVASLERFAAHHKQKNGGHPPNQGKMHPFDVYVTYALLIGAICLDSIAVIKLIFSDWTIVLLRYRRAKEFLLKTRKRLTIYRIGSWSKTFGRRWSNSMSQHSLVRYCLKERFKWIDVTVDWFGLKDILDEIQYKNHIKVPKDLKNFICEALKEKARKAEDSKTAREICSGRGDWVLSQSACQSLIWSVDGEYDESLLLWHIATDLCFYEMTSSTHTDPEVGHQPSKEGSFGNRRDFSKFLSDYMLYLLVMRPTMMSAVAGIGQIRFRDTCEEAKRFFRRKDIIPGGKFKESSLLSWFKKIFPSSRGQSEPKCSMPWSWLEKFSSETKKELMREQIEEACAALLLIETVVKPIEVKGDRSKSVLFDACILAKELKKLDERKRWKVMSEVWVELLSYAASHCRASTHAQQFSKGGELVTFVWLLMTQLGLGDQFRVEAGHARAKLLVEK from the coding sequence ATGACTAACGTCATTCCTGCAAAGGTCAGGAAATTATGGGATGAATGGAATCTCCGGGGTTCCATTCTTTTCAGTCTTTTGCTCCAGATATTGTTAATTCTTTGTGCGCCAACGCGAAAGCGGAGAGGAAACACATTTGTGACCCTCATTATCTGGTCAGCCTACTTGCTGGCCGACTGGGTGGCAGCCTTTGCAGTGGGTCTTATTGCCAACAGCCAAAATAACATGAAAAACAAATGTGAGATGCCAGTTCAAACCGAGGACCTTCTGGCTTTGTGGGCTCCTTTTCTACTGCTACACCTTGGTGGCCCTGATGCCATCACTGCTTTCTCCCTCGAAGATAATGAGCTCTGGATCAGGCATTTGTTCGGGCTCCTTATCCAGCTTATTGCCGTTGGTTATGTCATCCTACAGGCTCTCCCAAGTGAGCTCTGGATCCCAACAAGCCTTATGTTATTGGCTGGGATTATCAAATATGCTGAGCGAACTCGTGCTTTGTATTTGGGGTGCTTGGGTAATTTCAAGGCCTGCATGCTTCCACCTGCTGACGCTGGTCCAAACTATGCTCAACTCATGGAGGAATacacctcaaagaagattgccCATGTTCCGGCTGATATTAAGATAGAGAAAGAATTTGGAGGCGGAGCTTCTGCAGATTATGCTGTTCGAGTTGAGCGCCTTTCCGACCTTGATGTGGTGGAAGGTGGGttcaaatatttcaatatttttaagggTCTGATTGTCGACCTCATGTTTACCTTCCAAGAGCGGAAGGATAGTCGAAGGTACTTCTTCGCAAGAAATACGGAAGATGCCTTCAAAGTGTTGGAAGTTGAACTCAATTTCATGTACGATGCCCTCTACACCAAGATGGTTGTGGTGAATGGGAATATCGGCTACGTTCTCCGCTTCGTTTGCTCTACTTGCCTAGTGGCTTCCTTGGAGCGATTTGCAGCTCATCATAAGCAGAAAAATGGTGGGCATCCGCCCAACCAGGGGAAAATGCACCCCTTCGACGTTTATGTTACCTATGCCTTGCTCATTGGTGCCATCTGCCTGGACTCTATAGCTGTCATCAAGCTCATTTTTTCTGACTGGACTATAGTTCTGCTCAGATACCGTAGAGCCAAAGAGTTTCTTCTTAAAACACGTAAAAGACTCACCATCTACAGAATAGGCAGCTGGTCCAAAACTTTTGGTAGGAGGTGGTCCAATTCTATGTCACAGCACAGTTTGGTTCGTTACTGCCTGAAGGAGCGGTTCAAATGGATCGACGTAACTGTAGATTGGTTTGGACTTAAGGATATTCTGGATGAGATTCAATACAAAAACCACATAAAGGTtccaaaagatttaaaaaattttatttgcgAGGCGCTGAAGGAAAAGGCCAGGAAAGCAGAGGATTCAAAAACTGCCAGGGAGATATGTTCAGGGCGAGGTGATTGGGTTCTCTCACAGAGCGCTTGTCAGTCCCTGATATGGAGTGTTGATGGTGAATATGATGAGAGTCTTTTATTGTGGCATATAGCTACTGATCTCTGCTTTTATGAAATGACGTCATCAACACATACAGACCCTGAAGTTGGACATCAGCCATCAAAAGAAGGAAGCTTTGGTAATAGACGCGACTTCAGTAAATTCTTGTCAGACTACATGCTATATCTTTTGGTCATGAGGCCTACAATGATGTCTGCAGTGGCAGGTATTGGGCAAATTAGGTTTCGAGACACTTGTGAGGAAGCAAAGAGGTTTTTTCGCAGAAAGGATATCATTCCTGGaggaaaatttaaagaaagctcTTTGTTATCGTGGTTTAAGAAGATTTTCCCCAGTTCCAGAGGACAATCTGAACCGAAGTGTTCTATGCCATGGTCATGGCTGGAGAAGTTTTCTTctgaaacaaagaaagaattgaTGCGGGAACAAATAGAGGAAGCCTGTGCAGCTCTACTTCTGATAGAAACTGTTGTTAAGCCCATTGAAGTGAAGGGTGATAGAAGCAAATCAGTGTTGTTTGACGCATGTATTCTTGCAAAGGAACTCAAAAAATTGGACGAAAGGAAGAGGTGGAAGGTAATGAGTGAAGTATGGGTGGAATTGTTGTCTTATGCTGCAAGTCATTGCAGAGCAAGTACTCATGCCCAGCAGTTCAGCAAAGGTGGAGAACTTGTTACTTTTGTTTGGTTACTAATGACCCAGTTAGGCTTGGGAGATCAGTTCCGGGTAGAGGCTGGCCATGCTAGAGCAAAACTGCTTGTGGAGAAGTAA
- the LOC117909506 gene encoding cytochrome b6-f complex iron-sulfur subunit, chloroplastic-like, with amino-acid sequence MAASTLSSATPSQLCSIRNGVLSPSHALLPKLTRTSPFVGKGKGLKIKCQATSIPADRVPDMGKRKLMNLLLLGAISLPSAGMLIPYATFFAPPGTGSAGGGIVAKDALGNDVIADEWLKTHGPGDRTLTQGLKGDPTYLVVENDKTLATYGINAVCTHLGCVVPWNTAENKFICPCHGSQYNNQGRVVRGPAPLSLALAHADIDDGKVVFVPWVETDFRTGEDPWWS; translated from the exons ATGGCTGCCTCCACTCTCTCCTCTGCAACCCCTTCTCAG CTGTGCTCTATCAGGAATGGGGTGTTGTCACCATCCCATGCTCTGCTGCCCAAGCTCACAAGGACGAGTCCATTTGTGGGGAAGGGAAAGGGCTTGAAGATCAAGTGTCAGGCCACCAGCATTCCGGCCGATCGAGTTCCTGACATGGGCAAGAGGAAGCTCATGAACTTGCTTTTGTTGGGTGCTATTTCCCTCCCCTCAGCTGGCATGTTGATTCCTTATGCCACCTTCTTTGCACCTCCTGG AACAGGATCTGCTGGAGGTGGTATTGTGGCCAAGGATGCACTTGGAAATGATGTTATTGCAGATGAATGGCTTAAGACTCATGGCCCTGGTGACAGAACCCTAACACAAGGGTTGAAG GGAGACCCCACCTACCTTGTTGTGGAGAATGACAAAACCCTTGCCACATATGGTATTAACGCGGTCTGCACCCATCTTGGGTGTGTTGTGCCGTGGAATACAGCTGAGAACAAGTTCATCTGCCCATGCCATGGATCTCAGTACAACAACCAAGGCAGGGTTGTCAGAGGACCTGCTCCTCTG TCGTTGGCGCTGGCGCATGCAGATATTGATGATGGGAAGGTAGTGTTTGTTCCTTGGGTTGAGACAGATTTCAGAACAGGTGAAGATCCATGGTGGTCCTAA